CTTCGCTCGCAATGACGAACTGCTTGGGATTAACTGATGGAAGCCCCGTAAATGGAAGCTTTGGGCCTCTTGATGCACGGCTTCGCCGTGTTGCTGACGTGGAAGACGCTGTTCTTGATGATCCTCGGGCTTGTGCTCGGCATCTTCGTCGGCGTGCTGCCGGGCCTCGGCGGACCCAACGGCGTGGCGATCCTGCTGCCGCTGACGTTCACGATGGACCCGACCTCGGCGATCGTGATGCTGTCGTGCATCTACTGGGGCGCGCTGTTCGGTGGCGCCATCACCTCGATCCTGTTCAACATCCCCGGCGAAGCCTGGTCGGTCGCGACCACCTTCGACGGCTATCCGATGGCGCAGCAGGGCAGGGCGGCGGAAGCGCTGACCGCGGCGTTTACCTCGTCGTTCATCGGCTCGCTGGTCGCGGTGATGCTGATCACCTTTCTGGCGCCGATGATCTCGTCGTTCGCGCTGAAATTCGGGCCGCCCGAATTCTTCGCGGTGTATCTCCTGACCTTCTGCTCGTTCGTCGGGCTCGGCCGCGAGGCCAAGCACAAGACGGTCATTTCGATGTCGCTCGGCCTCCTTCTCGCGGGCATCGGCATGGACACCGTGTCCGGCCAGCTGCGCATGACCTTCGGCTCGGCGGAACTGCTGCGCGGCATCAACTTCCTGGTCGCCGTGATCGGCCTGTTCGGCATCAGCGAGATCCTCTTGACCATGGAAGAGCGCCTGGCGCTGCGCGGCCATGCCGCCGGCATCTCGCTGCGCGTGGTCGTAATTCGATTTCTGGCGCAGTGGGGCTGGTGTCCTGGAGCCGAGTGCGACCTCAGTCAGAAATGCAGGATAGGTAGAGCCGTCAAACCAGGGCGATGGGCTATGAACCGTGAGCTGGGGTCGACGGCATGAGCTCACGCTCCAACTGGGTGCTCGGCAACGTGTCTCGCACGTTGATGCGTTCCCCACCTGGCTTGCTGACGTAAAGATGGCTCTCCAGCACGGATTGCATGTTCTCAAACATCGAATAGAGATCGTCGCAATAGACCGATGGATTGTCGTAACCGTTTTTCCTGGAAAAACGATGGGGAAGATAGCCTCCGCCGCAGGCGTTCATGAATTTGCACTGTCGGCACTTCTCGCAAAGATGGATTGAAGCATCGCGTGCGGCTTTCCAGCGATGCTCGTTCCTGACTTCGTCGATGGCATGATCGAAGATGTTGAATTTGGTCTGTGTGAAGCCGTCGCCTGCGATCCGCAACACATCGTGAGCCTCGACGGTACCATCGGTCATGATGGTGCAAAGTTCGATGGCCTTGTGGCCTACGCCCTCGGTGGGCGAATTGTTGCCAAGCAGGGCAGTGATCATGTCGGAAATGATCCGGATATTGGCTGTCGGTGCACTGCGATTGGCGGCCAGCCACAAGTCGAACAGACCGTTGTAAAACGAGGCAATGGATGGCGGCTTCTCATCCACCGTCGCATCGGGGATCATGATGTCATAGTTTGAAACCCCGCACGCAGCGAAAAACTCGACGTACTGCGCCGGCGGGTAGGCGGGATTGCAGACGGCCAAGGCGCTTACGCCAATATCGCGTGATACCAGCATGCGGGCGGCGCGTTCCACCGCGGCGTGGGTACCCGTGCCCTGAAACGTGCGGCGGTGAATGTCGTGAATATGCGCCGGTCCATCGAGGCTGATTGCAACCGCGATGTTGCGCGTCTCGAAGCAGTCCAGCCATTCACCATCGATCAGCACGCCGTTGGTTGTGACCGCGATGGGTATTTCGCAGCCTGTTCGTGACGAAATGTCCTCACAGGCCTCGGCAAAACGGTGGAAATTCTCAACGCCCCACAGCAAGGGCTCGCCGCCGTGCAGAATGATGGGAAAATCGACGAGGGAGTATCTGGCGACATGTTGCTCGATGCGCTGCAGCAGTTGATGCAGCACCTCGGCGCTCATCAGCTTCGGCTTATCGTAGACGGACGCGTCGCGGAACCAATAGCAATAGGAGCAATCAATGTTGCATCTCGTTGCCACTTTGACCAGTAGCTGCGTGATCGGCTGATCTTGAAAGGTGGCGGAATTTGAATCGTCAGCCGACATGCCGGCACCGGGATGGACTTGATGAAACTACTACCAGCCTTCGACTAGTATCCTCGAATAAATCCCCCTCTGCGGAACGCGCCTGCGCGCGGAGCATACCCGGCCCTGCGAAAGGCGCCGGCACCCGCCCCTTTGGCAAATGCTCCTCGTCTGAAGGCAACCTCGGTTGCCACTGGGTCGGCACCTTGGCCGCGCAGGTCACTCAGCAACGCGTCGATGCCTTGATGATCGCTCTGTATGGTCGCGCCTGGCCCGTGCAGTTGCAGGAGGCTCGCCAAAACCTTGAGCGTCGTTATCGCCATGATCATGCTCCTCTTTTCGCGACGCAGCCGAGGGATCGAACGAAAGGCCGGTGTTCAACCGGTTGAGCAGAGGAGGCAGTATGCCTCCGCTTCTGGCGCAACGCAAGCTGCCTTCACCGTCTGCGCTTTCAGCCCGGCCGGAGTCGCTTCGGCAGGCTGAAGGCGAGCCGGTAGAGCGGCAGGTTGTCGATCGCGCCGTGATCCTCGGCGGGAAGTGTCTTGCGCAGATGATGGATGGCGTCGCGGACCGCGGTCTCGTCGATGCCCTCGATCAGCAGCAGAGCGGCGAAGGAGCCGTCGTTGGCTCGCATGCCTTTCTCGCGGGTCTTGATCGAGGTCTGCGTGATGTCGGTGAGCAGGACCCGTGCGGCGATGATGCGGTCGAGGCGGGCCAGCTCTGCGACAAGCGCGGCGGCGTCCCAGGACGGCGCGGCGTCGAGGCGAAGGGGAGCGACGATGCCGCCCTGGCCGGTGCCGGCTGAAGCTGCGATGCGGCCGCCGCCGCGCGCGAAATTGCCGAGCCGGGGCATGATGCGCTGCGACCATGGCGTCGGCGTGTTAAGCCGCGCCAGATAGTCCGCACCGCCGACGACGCGTTCATCCTCGAGTTCGTAGAGGATGAAGTAGCGGTTCACCGACGCGCCGAGCGCACGAAAGATGCGGCATGCCAGGAAGCCGTTGACGCCGACCCGTTCGGCGGCATGTTCGCGCGTGATCCAGTGCGCCCAGTCGGTTTCGTCCTGCGGCGCGAGATCGCTCCAGATGGCGAGATAACCGGCTCCCTGCATGTCAGGCTCCATCCGTCATTTCGGGCCGACGCGGACAGCCGGCGGCAGCGATGCCGGCAACTGGCCGGCGCCCTGCAGCGCGGCCTGCATGGCAACGATGTAGCCGTAGGGGCCGAGGCCCGCGATCACGCCCTTCACCGCGGCCGAAAGCTTCGAGTGCCGGTGCAGCTCGTCGCGGGCGTGGATGTTGGAGATGTGCACCTCGTAGATCGGGCCATCAAAAATCTTCATGGCGTCGTAGATCGCAATCGAGGTGAAGGAGTAGGCGGCGGGATTGATGATGAGGGCGTCCGCCGACGTGCGCGCGGACTGGATCAGGTCGACCAGCTCGCCCTCGTGGTTGGACTGGTGAAACGCCAGTTGCGTGCCGGTGAAGGCAGCAAACTCCTCGCAGGAGGCCTTGATGGCGTCGAGCGTGGTCGAGCCGTAGATGTGCGGCTCGCGGATGCCGAGCATGTTCAGGTTCGGGCCATTGAGGATCATGATGCGCATAAAATGCCTTTCACGGGGTGATGCCGGTGCAGTGTAGCCGATTGCGGCAACATGTCAGCCGCTGAACCATTTCGCCGGCACGGTGACGATTGCCGGAAACAGGATCATCAGGAGCAGCACGATCAGTTGGGCGATCATGAAAGGCCAGACGCCCTTGATGATGTCTTCCATGCTGATGCGCGACACGCCGCAGACGACGTTGAGGACGACGCCGACGGGTGGGGTGATGAGACCGATCGCGTTGTTGATGATGAAGAGCACGCCGAAATAGACCGGGTCGATGCCGGCCTGCTTGACGATCGGCATCAGGATCGGGGTGAGGATCAGGATGGTCGGCGCCATGTCGAGCGCGGTGCCGACGATGACGACCAGCACCATGATCGCCAGCATCAGCAGGGTCTGGTTGCCCATGAAGGGACGGACGAGATCGACCACTTGCGTGGCGATTTCCGACACCGTGATCAGCCAGGACGACACCAGCGCCGCCGCGACCAGGAACATGACGATGCTGGTGCTGAGCGCGGCCGAGACGAAGACTTCATAGAGGTCGCCGATCTTGAGCTCGCGGTAGATGCAGGTCGCCACGAACAGCGCGTAGACGGCGACGACGACGGCGGCCTCGGTCGGCGTGAACACGCCGAAACGCAGGCCAACGATGATGATCGCGGGCAGCATCAAGGCCCAGAATCCGTCGATAAAGGTCCAGACGATTTCGCGGAGCGATTTGCGCGGCGGGCTTTCGACGTTCTCCCGGCGCGCGACCCACCACCAGGAAAAACACAGTCCGACGCCGAGCATGAGGCCAGGGAAGATTCCGGCGAGGAACAGTTTCGAGATCGAGACGCCGCCGGCCACGCCGAACAGCACGAAGCCGATGCTGGGCGGGATGACGGGCGCGATGATGCCGCCGGCGGCGACGAGGCCCGCCGCATACATCTTCCGGTGGCCGGCCGCGACCATCATGGGAACGAGCAGCGCCGCCAGCGCCGCCGCGTCCGCCGCCGCCGAACCCGACAACGAAGCCAGCACGCAGGAGGCGAGGATGGTGACGTAGCCGAGGCCGCCCCGGATATGGCCGACCAGCGCCAGCGCGACGTCGACGATCCGCTTGGCCAGTCCGCCGCGGTTCATGACCTCGCCGGCCAGCATGAAGAACGGGACGGCCATCAGGGGAAAACTGTCGGCGCCGTTGATGATGTTCTGGGCGACGATCTGGGAGTCGAAAATGTCCAGCGAATGCATCAGCGCGACGCCGCAGACGATCAGCGCGAACGCAATTGGCATCCCCAGCGCCATCGCGCCGAGCAGGGAGAGGGTGAAGACCGCGAGCGTCACGCTTGGCTCCCGCCGTTGGAGGACGATCAGGTGTGGTCATCGCTTTCCTTCACCGAGATCAGGTCCTCCTCGGACGCCGACCCGCTCAACACCCGCACGAGATCGACGAGCAGGATCACGGCCGCCGAGACGCCGAACACGAGCCCGGACGAATAGAAGAACAGTCCCACCGAAATGTTTGACGCGGGCGCGCTGTCGCCAAAGGTCAATACCGCCTGTTTCCAGCTTCCGAGCGTCAGGAGGCCGTTCACGTAGAGCATCAGGACGTAGCTTGCGATGAAGCAGATCTTCTTGCCGAGGGGAGGGAGGGCGCGGACCAGCGTGTCGACGCCGAGATGGGCGTGCTGGCGTAGCGCGACGATAGCGCCGAGGAACGTCAGCCAGACCAAAAGCCAGCGCGACAGCTCTTCCGAGGTCGGAATCCCCGAGTTGAAGAGATAGCGCATCACGACATTGGTGAAGACCAGCACCACCATCGCGGCGAGGCACGCCGCGATCGCTACCTTCAACAGCCGGCAGTAGAGGTCGATCAGCCGCTCGATGGCGCCCATGGAAGTTTTCCCGGCGGCTTACCTGGCGCCACGGATGCGCGCGAGTTCGCTGGTGAAGAGTTTTACGCGGGCCGGGTCATATTCGGCGGAGAACTTGTCGACGACGGGTTTGGTGGCGTCCTGCATGCGGGCGTATTCGGCCGGCGCGATCTCGTTGAACTGCATGCCTTTTGCCTTCAGTTCGCTCAGCGCCTTGTCCGCCGCGAGCTTGGTCTGGTCGCGCTGGTACTCACGCGTCTCGGCAAAACTGTCGCGCAGCATCCTCTGTTCTTCCGGAGACAGGCCGTCCCAGAACTTCTTGCTGACGATGATGATGTTCTGGGTGAAGGTGTGGTTGGTCGCCGAGACGTATTTCTGCACCTCGTAGAACTTGTTCGACAGGATGACGCTGTAGGGATTCTCCTGGCCGTCGACGGTCTTGTTTTCCAGCGCGGTGTACAATTCGCCGAACGCCATAGGCACCGGGTTCGCCTTCAAGGCCTTGAAGGTTTCGAGATAGACCGGGTTCGGGATCACGCGCAGCTTGAGGCCGGCGAAGTCCTCGACCTTCGCGATCGGGCGGCTGCTGTTGGTGGCGTTGCGGAAGCCGAGCCCCCAATAGCCCAGACCGATCAGTTCCTTCTCGGGCAGCAAATCGAGCATGGCCTTTCCGAACGCGCCCTGGGCCAGCGCCTCGGCTTGCTCGAACGTGCCGACGGTGAAGGGGAAGTCGAACAGGCCGAGGTCCTTGACGACGCCGGCGAGCGAAGTCGTCGATGCCGAGAGGATTTCCTGGGTGCCGCCGCGTACCGCCGACTGCTGCTGCATCTCGTTGCCGAGCTGCGAAGCCGGAAACTCGCGGATCTTCAGCTTGCCGCCGCTCTTGGCCGCCAGCACCTCGGCGAATTTCTGCACGCCGAAGCTGACGGGATGGTCGGTGTTGTTGAGGTGGCCCCAGCGGATGTGCGTTCCTGCACCTCGGCGGCAGAAGGTGTTCCCACAAGCGCGCAAAGGCTGACGGCAACGCACAGCAATCCGATCCGCATGGCGGTTTCTCCCTGGTTCGCGATCATTTGGCGTCGCGGCGGGCAAAGATATTCATATGGTGGAATAGATGTAAAAATATAAAATGTATTTCATCATATGAAATGTCTAATATAGTATGATATGAGGCTTGTGAGGAATCGGCCGGCATGGCAAGGCCGCGAGGGCGGCCACGCGCACGGATTTGGCAATGACACTGGTCGAGCGGATTGAAGAGCAGGAAGCAGTCGGCGATGACGGCTATCGCCGCATCCGGACCGATATCGTGTTCGGCCGGCTGCGCCCGGGGCAGAAGCTCAGGCTCGACGGCCTCAAGGAAGACTATGGCGTCAGCGTCTCCACCTTGCGCGAAATCCTCAATCGCCTCGCCGCGGAAGGTTTTGTGCTGGCGGAAGGCCGCCGCGGCTTCGAGGTCACGCCGGTCTCGGTGGAGAACCTGAAGGAGCTTGCGGAGCTTCGCCTGGTTTTGGAGACCCATGCAATGGGCGTGTCGTTTGCCCATGCCGATGTCGAGTGGGAAGGGCGCGTGGTTTCCGCGCACCACAAGCTCGCCTCAACCGACCGGCTGATGGAGAACGGCCTCGGCGAGCTCGAACAGTGGAAGCGCTATGACGGCGAGTTCCATCAGGCGCTGATTTCCAATTGCGGCTCACGAACGCTGATGGAGATGCATGCCTTGGTGTTCGACAAATATTTCCGCTACCAGATGGTCGCCTTCAGCTACCGAGGCAGCGAGCCCGCCGCCCAGCACAAGGCGTTGCTCGAGGCTGCGCTGAAGCGCGACGCCGCGACCGCGACCGAAACGCTGCGCGCGCATTTGAACAATTGCGTGGGACACGCGCTCGCAACCAAGGCGCTGAAGTAGTAACCGGCGCATCATCCCGACGGGTCCGAAGCGCGGGATCGATGGCAAGCTCCCGCGTAATCTGCCGACACCTGTGACGCGAATGGCGGATCACAATTTCGGCAATGCGCCTTGCACGTCGTTTCAAGAAAAGATCTGCAACACCTTGCGGGACCTGAGGTCTCCGGTCTCGGGACGCCGTCGCACGGCACGAACGCGTAAGCTTTGCTGACGCTGTGTCTCGCTTGCAAGCCGAATGACTTGGCGTCACCATGCAAGCGTAGATTGAGCGCACTTTGAAAAATTCATTTTGAAATTGGAGAATAGTCATGGCCATGCAACGATATCGTGCCCAGAAGGGCGCTGAGATTTCCCACGCAGTCGCAGCCGCCCCCGGATACACGATCGATGTGGTTTTCATGGGTGGATTGACGAACAATCAGATGGCGGCTTTCAAGCTCGCGGCAAAGCGGTGGACCACGGCGATCGTCGGCGATTTGCCCGATGTCACCATCGACGGTCAAACGATCAACAACCTCCGCATTACCGCGCAGGGAAGCGAGATAGACGGGCCGGGACAAATTCTCGGTCAGGCGGGGCCGGTCTTCCTGCGTCCGGGTAATGCCGGGGCCGCCGCGTTTCTGCCGGCCACGGGCGAAATGCAATTCGACAGTGCCGACCTCGCCAACATGGAAGCCGATGGCACCCTGAACGATGTCATCACCCATGAGATGGGGCATGTGATCGGCATTGGAACGGTCTGGACCAAAAAGCATTTGTTGAAGGGCGCCACCACGAGCAATCCGACGTTCCAGGGTACCAATGCCATGCGCGAATACGGCGCTCTCCGCAGCTCGGCGACCCCGTTGCCTGTACCTGTGGAAAACACGGGCGGGTCGGGCACGAGGAACTCGCATTGGCGCGACGCGGTTTTCAAGGCCGAATTGATGACCGGCTTCGTCAACGTCGGAGGCAATCCCATGAGCCGGGTAACGATCGCCAGTTTGCAGGATCTGGGGTATCAAGTGAACATGGCGGCCGCGCAGCCGTACCACTTGCCCGATCATCTGCTCATGGCCGAAGCAGGCGTACTTGCCGAACACGCCGCTATGGAGAAGGGCATCGTACTCCCACGGATTCCGATGACGTTGCCCGAGGAAAGCCTCGCACACTAGATGCCCGCGCGCGGGAGTGGCCGGCAATGGAAGGGATGAAGCGACCCGAGGCGACTGTGCTTCCGGACTCGGCGTTGATTCCGTCGAACTGTCAGATATCTCCCGCGCCCAATCAGTTCACGCACGAGGTCACGCGATCGCAGCCATTCTATGCCTCGCGTGGCACTCCCAGCGGGCCACCCGCAGGGCAGTTCGACGCGGGTGCCAAGGTCGTGCTGCTCTATTATGACGGGACGGATCTTTGTCGCGTCGTCGACGGAGCCGGGCGCTACGTCGACACACGCTTTGACGGCTTGCGCAAACTGCAAGCGCAGTAAACGGCGCAACCCCCGCAGGCGCGGAGAAAAGAGGGTCTGCTCACACCACCTTGCGCTGCCGCAGCTCCGCGATCTCGTCCTTGCCGAAGCCGAATTCTGCCAGCACCTCTTCGGTCTGCTCGCCGAACTCCGGCGGGCGCGCGGCCATGCTGCTTGGCGTGCGCGACAGCGTTACCGGCTGGCCGACGAGCTGGATGTGGCGGTTCTCGTCGTTCGGCACGTGTTGCGCGATGCCGAGGTGCTTGACCTGGGCGTCGTCGAACATCTGGTCGATCGAATAGATCGGGCCGCAGGGCACGCCGGCCTCGTTCAATTCCCTGACCCAGGTCTCCGTCGATTTCTTCTCGGTGAGCCTGCCGATCGTTTCGTTCAGCGCGTCGCGGTTCTTCGAGCGCGCCGGCGCGGTGGCGTAATCGGGGTTGGTGACGAGTTCAGGTGCGCCGATCGCCTGCGCGCAGCGTTCCCAAATCCTGCCGCCCGTGGTGGCGATATTGATGTAGCCGTCGGAGGTCTTGAAGACGCCGGTCGGAATCGAGGTCGGATGGTTGTTGCCGGCCTGCTTGGCCACGTCCTTTTCCATCAGCCAGCGCGAGGCCTGGAAATCCAGCATGAAGATCTGCGCCTGCAGCAGCGAGGTCTGCACCCACTGGCCCTCGCCGGAAACGTCCCGCTCCAGCAGCGCGGTGAGGATACCCATGGCACAGAACAGCCCGGCGGTGAGGTCGGCGACGGGGATGCCGACCCGCATCGGGCCCTCGCCGGGCGCACCGGTGATCGACATCAGCCCGCCCATGCCCTGCGCGATCTGATCGAAGCCCGGCCGCTTGTGGTAGGGGCCGTCCTGGCCGAAGCCGGAGATGCTGCCATAGACGATGCGCTGGTTGATCTGGCGCAGGCTCGCATAGTCGATGCCGAGTTTTGCTTTCACGTCGGGGCGAAAATTCTCGACCACGACGTCGGCCCGCTCGGCGAGTCGCTGGAACACTTCCAGGCCCTTGGGGTCCTTCAGGTTCAGCGTCATGGCCCGCTTGTTGCGGTGCAAATTCTGGAAATCCGAGCCCTGGCGCGGGCCGCCCGGCTGCTCGCCGCCGCTGTCTTCCAGCAGCGCGTCGATCTTGATGACGTTGGCGCCCCAATCCGCCAATTGCCGCACACAGGTGGGCCCGGAGCGAACGCGGGTGAGATCGAGCACGGTGAAGCGGGAAAGGGCCTGCGAGGCGCGGGGGAAAGGCATTGAGAAACCTTCTTTTTTTGGATTTTCGCGGTGGGAGGGGGCAGCCCGATCTGACTTAAACAAATCTGGCGCCGAATTCCAACTCCTTGTTCGGGGCCCGGCGAGGGGCGGTCATGGGGCAGGGCGAGGCGTCATTGTTGGATCGGAAGCCTGGCTGCGCGGAACGGCCGAAATCCGGCCCCGAAAATCTACGGACTGGTACTCTCGGATTCCGCTTTTCGTCGTAATGCCGTAAAGCAAGTAACAAGCCCGGCTGGTAAACGAGCGTTAATGGGGCGATTCTAGCCTTCCGGGTGCTCAGCGATTCTCCGCAACCGAAACGACGTGCTGGCGAGTTGATTGATGAAGAAGAATGACCTGCGTTCCGATCAGATCTGGGCCTTACCGTCGCTCGATGCCGGGGAGCCGGGCGTGCCTGCGCATGGAGGGGCGACGGATGTGCTCTTCGTCGACGACGACCCCGACCGGTACCCGCTCGCCGAAGGCGTCGTGGGGTCGATCAGCGTTAGTGCCGGGAAGCCGGTCGCCTCGATCGCAACGCTTGCCGATTATCTCGTCAACGGTTTCTGGCAAGACAGCAGCGCCATCGCCCATCACTGGGCGTCCAACACCGTCACCTACAATATCAGCGCGCTGAACTCAGCAGAGCAATTTCTGGCGCTGTCGGCGATGCAGGCCTGGCACGATGTCGCCAACATCAATTTCGTGCAGACCTCGGGCTCCGCCAACATCACGTTCAGCAACTCCGGCAACATGCAGGCGGTCACCAATGCCGCCTGGTCCGGCTCGGGCGCAATTGCTTGGGCGACAATCACCATCAGCTCCAACTGGATCACCACCGACGGCGGCGCGAACGACGGCAAGACCGGTATCGATAGTTACGGCTACCAGACCTACATCCACGAAATCGGACATGCGCTCGGCCTCGGCCATCAGGGGCCGTACAATGGCAGCGCGTCGTATTCGACCAACGCGATCTACGCCAACGACACCTGGCAATATTCCATCATGTCGTATTTCTCGGAACCCAATTATTCCGGGAGTTCGTACCGCTACGTGGTTACGCCGCAGATGGCGGACATCTACGCCGTCGACTCGATCTACGGAGCGGCGACCTCGACGCGAACCGGCGACACCGTCTATGGCTTCAACAGCAATGCCGGTGCGGTCTTCAGTTTCGGCAATTATACCTCGGCTCCGGCGCTGACCATCTACGACAGCAGCGGCACCGACACGCTCGATTGCTCCGGCTATTCTGCGGCGCAGACCATCGACCTGCACCCGGGCGCCTTTTCCTCGGTAGGGGGCCTTACCAACAACATCGGAATCGCACTCAACGCGACCATCGAGAAAGCCATTGGCGGCAGCGGCAACGATACGCTGATCGCAAGTGACACGGGCTGTACGCTGTCGGGTGGGGGCGGCAACGACACGCTGATCGGCGGCGCCGGAAACGACACGTTGATCGGCGGCTTCGGCATTGACAGTCTGACCGGCGGCGGCAGCGGCGACACGTTCGTGTTCGCCTTGGGTGAGAGTTCGGCCGCCAGCGGTCAGCACGACCGGATTACAGATTTCACTTCCGGCCTGGACCACATCGACCTCAGCGGGATCGACGCGATTGATTCGTCCGCCGCCCAAGAAACTTTCCATTTCATCGGTACGGCGGCTTTCAGTGGCGTCGCTGGTGAGTTGAGCGCGGTATTCAATAGTTCTCTCGGGGTCACCATGCTCGCGGGCGACACCAATGGCGACCGGACCGCCGATTTCATCATTGATCTTGTTGGCAACATCACGCTGGTCGCGGGCGATTTGGTTAATATTTTCGTGCCGCCGCCACAACCCGATCTGTCCGAATACGTTGCGGTGAGCGCCACGACCATCGCGGCTGGCGGCCGTGTCACGATCGACACCTACAACATGAATCTCGGCAACGGCGTGTCCGGTCTGTCGACTGACAGGATCTACATCTCTTCCGATGCTACCATCACCACGTCCGACACGGTGCTTGCGACTTTGACGATCTCGGGCACGCTGGCGACGGTCAGCCAGAACGGCTACTACGACCATCAGACGGTCTCGGTCACGCTTCCCGGCAATCTCGCGCCCGGCACCTATTATATCGGCGGGATCGCCGACTACGGCAACCAGATCAGCGAGAGCAACGAAGGCAACAATACCTATAACGTCGTCCAGGTTACGGTGACGGCGCCGCAACAACCCGATCTGTCCGAATACGTTGCGGTGAGCGCCACGACCATCGCGGCTGGCGGCAATGTCACGATCGACGCCTACGACATGAACCTCGGCAACGGCGTGTCCGGTCTGTCGACCGACAGGGTCTACATTTCTTCCGACGCTGCCATCACCACGTCCGATACGGTGCTTGCGACTTTGACGACGTCGGGCACGCTGGCGACGGTCAGCCAACCCGGTTACTACGACCATCAGACGGTCTCGGTCACGCTTCCCGGCAATCTCGCGGCCGGCACCTATTACATTGGCGGGATCGCCGACTACGGCAACCAGATCGGCGAGAGCAACGAGGGCAACAATACCTATAACGTCGTCCAGGTTACGGTGACGGC
This portion of the Bradyrhizobium sp. AZCC 2262 genome encodes:
- a CDS encoding radical SAM protein, whose product is MSADDSNSATFQDQPITQLLVKVATRCNIDCSYCYWFRDASVYDKPKLMSAEVLHQLLQRIEQHVARYSLVDFPIILHGGEPLLWGVENFHRFAEACEDISSRTGCEIPIAVTTNGVLIDGEWLDCFETRNIAVAISLDGPAHIHDIHRRTFQGTGTHAAVERAARMLVSRDIGVSALAVCNPAYPPAQYVEFFAACGVSNYDIMIPDATVDEKPPSIASFYNGLFDLWLAANRSAPTANIRIISDMITALLGNNSPTEGVGHKAIELCTIMTDGTVEAHDVLRIAGDGFTQTKFNIFDHAIDEVRNEHRWKAARDASIHLCEKCRQCKFMNACGGGYLPHRFSRKNGYDNPSVYCDDLYSMFENMQSVLESHLYVSKPGGERINVRDTLPSTQLERELMPSTPAHGS
- a CDS encoding type II 3-dehydroquinate dehydratase, which translates into the protein MRIMILNGPNLNMLGIREPHIYGSTTLDAIKASCEEFAAFTGTQLAFHQSNHEGELVDLIQSARTSADALIINPAAYSFTSIAIYDAMKIFDGPIYEVHISNIHARDELHRHSKLSAAVKGVIAGLGPYGYIVAMQAALQGAGQLPASLPPAVRVGPK
- a CDS encoding TRAP transporter large permease subunit; translated protein: MTLAVFTLSLLGAMALGMPIAFALIVCGVALMHSLDIFDSQIVAQNIINGADSFPLMAVPFFMLAGEVMNRGGLAKRIVDVALALVGHIRGGLGYVTILASCVLASLSGSAAADAAALAALLVPMMVAAGHRKMYAAGLVAAGGIIAPVIPPSIGFVLFGVAGGVSISKLFLAGIFPGLMLGVGLCFSWWWVARRENVESPPRKSLREIVWTFIDGFWALMLPAIIIVGLRFGVFTPTEAAVVVAVYALFVATCIYRELKIGDLYEVFVSAALSTSIVMFLVAAALVSSWLITVSEIATQVVDLVRPFMGNQTLLMLAIMVLVVIVGTALDMAPTILILTPILMPIVKQAGIDPVYFGVLFIINNAIGLITPPVGVVLNVVCGVSRISMEDIIKGVWPFMIAQLIVLLLMILFPAIVTVPAKWFSG
- a CDS encoding TRAP transporter small permease, whose product is MERLIDLYCRLLKVAIAACLAAMVVLVFTNVVMRYLFNSGIPTSEELSRWLLVWLTFLGAIVALRQHAHLGVDTLVRALPPLGKKICFIASYVLMLYVNGLLTLGSWKQAVLTFGDSAPASNISVGLFFYSSGLVFGVSAAVILLVDLVRVLSGSASEEDLISVKESDDHT
- a CDS encoding TRAP transporter substrate-binding protein, coding for MRACGNTFCRRGAGTHIRWGHLNNTDHPVSFGVQKFAEVLAAKSGGKLKIREFPASQLGNEMQQQSAVRGGTQEILSASTTSLAGVVKDLGLFDFPFTVGTFEQAEALAQGAFGKAMLDLLPEKELIGLGYWGLGFRNATNSSRPIAKVEDFAGLKLRVIPNPVYLETFKALKANPVPMAFGELYTALENKTVDGQENPYSVILSNKFYEVQKYVSATNHTFTQNIIIVSKKFWDGLSPEEQRMLRDSFAETREYQRDQTKLAADKALSELKAKGMQFNEIAPAEYARMQDATKPVVDKFSAEYDPARVKLFTSELARIRGAR
- a CDS encoding GntR family transcriptional regulator, coding for MTLVERIEEQEAVGDDGYRRIRTDIVFGRLRPGQKLRLDGLKEDYGVSVSTLREILNRLAAEGFVLAEGRRGFEVTPVSVENLKELAELRLVLETHAMGVSFAHADVEWEGRVVSAHHKLASTDRLMENGLGELEQWKRYDGEFHQALISNCGSRTLMEMHALVFDKYFRYQMVAFSYRGSEPAAQHKALLEAALKRDAATATETLRAHLNNCVGHALATKALK
- a CDS encoding leishmanolysin-related zinc metalloendopeptidase, giving the protein MAMQRYRAQKGAEISHAVAAAPGYTIDVVFMGGLTNNQMAAFKLAAKRWTTAIVGDLPDVTIDGQTINNLRITAQGSEIDGPGQILGQAGPVFLRPGNAGAAAFLPATGEMQFDSADLANMEADGTLNDVITHEMGHVIGIGTVWTKKHLLKGATTSNPTFQGTNAMREYGALRSSATPLPVPVENTGGSGTRNSHWRDAVFKAELMTGFVNVGGNPMSRVTIASLQDLGYQVNMAAAQPYHLPDHLLMAEAGVLAEHAAMEKGIVLPRIPMTLPEESLAH
- a CDS encoding CaiB/BaiF CoA transferase family protein, which produces MPFPRASQALSRFTVLDLTRVRSGPTCVRQLADWGANVIKIDALLEDSGGEQPGGPRQGSDFQNLHRNKRAMTLNLKDPKGLEVFQRLAERADVVVENFRPDVKAKLGIDYASLRQINQRIVYGSISGFGQDGPYHKRPGFDQIAQGMGGLMSITGAPGEGPMRVGIPVADLTAGLFCAMGILTALLERDVSGEGQWVQTSLLQAQIFMLDFQASRWLMEKDVAKQAGNNHPTSIPTGVFKTSDGYINIATTGGRIWERCAQAIGAPELVTNPDYATAPARSKNRDALNETIGRLTEKKSTETWVRELNEAGVPCGPIYSIDQMFDDAQVKHLGIAQHVPNDENRHIQLVGQPVTLSRTPSSMAARPPEFGEQTEEVLAEFGFGKDEIAELRQRKVV